TAACAATAACAGCTCCGACCCAAGGATTGGGTGGAGAAAGCAATCGAGCCTGGGTGGCCAGTGCTAAGGCTCGATCCATGAATATAGCATCTATCGACATGCGCTAGATCTCCCGATTCTTCAATAAATCTTGAATCACTTGGGGATCTGATAGTGTTGAGATATCGCCTAAGCTATCCAATTCATTTTCCGCAATTTTGCGGAGGATGCGTCGCATGATTTTTCCTGAGCGTGTTTTTGGAAGAGCTTTGGCAAAATGGATCCGTTCCGGAACTGCAATTGCCCCAATCACTTGCTTGACATGATCGCGCAGAAATTGTTTAAGGGAATCTGTAGGAGAGATTCCTTCAACCAATGTGACAAAAGCTTCTAAACCTTGACCTTTAATCGTATGTGGAAATGGAACCACCGCAGCTTCGGCAACAGAGGGAAAGCTTGTGAGGGCACTTTCTACTTCTGCTGTTCCAATCCGGTGCCCTGATATGTTCACCACGTCATCTAGCCGGCCGAGTAACCAGTAGTCACCATCCGAATCTATATGACAGCCATCTCCAGTAAAATAGACATTTTTAAAAGTCGTAAAATACGTATTAATGAAACGGTCGTGATTTCCCCAGGCGGTTCGCATGATTCCCGGCCATGGTTTTTGAATGCACAAGCTCCCTCCCTCATGTTTATCACATGGTGTGCCGTCGGGACGCAGAATAATCGGATCAATCCCAAAAAAGGGGCGTCCTGCACTTCCCGGCTTTATGCTAAAACATGCAGGAAAGGGGGTAATCATGACTCCTCCCGTTTCGGTCTGCCACCAGGTGTCTTCGATGGGGCATTTTTCGCGGCCAATATTTTCGTAAAACCACATCCAAGATTCTGGATTGATCGGTTCCCCAACAGTTCCAAGTACACGCAAAGAAGCCAATGAATATTTTTTAGGGAATTCTTGCCCGTGACTGATTAAAGTACGGATGGCCGTCGGAGAGGTGTAAAAAACAGTCACTTTATGTTTATCAATCACTTGCCAAAATCTGCCAGCATCCGGGTAGGTAGGGATTCCTTCGAACATAAGCGATGTAGATCCATTTGCTAGTGGACCATACACGACATAGCTATGACCTGTCACCCAACCAATGTCTGCTGTGCACCAGTAGACATCATCCTCGTGAATATTAAAGACATAACGATGTGTCATAGCTGCAAAGAGGAGGTACCCTGCTTGTGTATGCACCACACCTTTAGGCTTTCCAGTAGACCCAGACGTATATAAAATGAATAGAGGATCTTCTGCATTTAAAGTTACGGGAGGGCAATCAGCAGAAGCAGATCTCATTTCGTCATGATACCAGCTATCGCGTCCTTCTTTCATGACACAAGCAGTTTCATTTCTTTTCACGACAATGACCTGCTTAACAGTTGGACATAACTCTAAAGCCTTATCCATGGTACTTTTCAGAAAAATTTCTTTGCCTCCTCGCAGGGAAACATTTGAGGTGACAACACATTCACATGTGGCATCATTGATCCGGTGGATAATCGCTTCTGCGCTAAATCCACCAAAAATAACAGAGTGGATTGCTCCAATACGTGCGCATGCAAGCATGGCGACAGCCAATTCTGGGATCATCGGTAAATACAGGCAAACTCGATCACCTTTTTGGACACCCTTTTGTTTAAGAATAGAGGCAAATTGGCAAACTTCTTGATGAAGCTCTTTGTAGGTGATTTGGCGAACTTCCTCGTCAGCTTCACCTTGCCAAAGAATTGCTATTTTATCAGACGTCTCTGTTTCCAAATGTCGATCTAAGCAATTCACACTCACGTTAAGTTTCCCATCTTCGAACCAGGAATGCTCAACCAGGCGGCGATCAGAATCCCAAATATGCTTTCCCGCATGTTTTGGCTGTTTTGACCATGTGAGAGACTTTGCTTGCTCAAGCCAGAATGAATCGGGATCCTTTAAAGATCTTTGGTAGAGCGCTTTATATTCTTTCGCATTCTTTATCCAGGCTTTTTTCTGAAACTCTGGTGATGGGGGGAAAAAACGTTTTTCCTCCATTAAATTTTCGAGAGAGGGAATATCTGAATTAGGCATGCTTTACTTCCTTGTTTACCCAGAAGTTGAGGATAACTTTTTTTTCATTGATTTTGAAGGTCAAAATTCGCTGCAAGTCCATATTTTAGAGGAAAGAAATGTCACTATTTGAATACAATACGTCTTCTAACAAACCATTAAACCATATAGGAGCCTTTATGAAAACGCAGTTGTTTCGATTCGCTTTGGCATTATTCATCTGTTGCACACAATTAGGCTTCGCAACACCTGAGGAGTTAAAAACAATGGAAAATAAAGCACAAAAAGATGTGGTTGTCATGCAGACTTCCCTTGGAGAAATTAAATTAGAGTTATTTTCTAAAGAAGCTCCAGTAACTGTGAAAAACTTTTTAGATTACGTAGCAGCCGGATTTTATGATCACACCATTTTCCACCGTGTCATTGATGGATTTATGATTCAGGGTGGGGGTTTTACGAAAGATTTTGATCAAAAGCCAACAAAAGCTCCTATAAAAAATGAAGCTGGAAATAATATTTCCAATAAAAAAGGGACGATTGCGATGGCTCGCACATCCGAACCAAACAGCGCAACAGCGCAATTCTTCATTAATGTTGCGGATAACACCTTTTTAGATCACCATGGCGAAACACCACGTGATTTTGGATACTGTGTTTTTGGGCAAGTTATTAGTGGCATGGATGTTGTAGATCAAATTCGCAAAGTTAAAACGGGTTCTTATGCGGGTCATGGAGATGTCCCAAAAGAAACTGTTGAGATCATCAGCATCAAAAAAGAACAAAACTAAACGAGGTTAGAAGTGGAAGGGATCATTCAAGAAGCTGTTCTGCCCCATGTGGGGGTGATGACCTTCTTTCTTCTGACGGGTGTAATCATTAATTGGATCGCTTATCTAGGGGGATTTTATAAGCTACCCTATGATGACGATCCATTTTTTTCTGACCATTCCTCTCTTTCTTTTTTAAAGTTATTAGGCGTTTTCGCGGTTTTTTTAGGAATAAACGCTGTCATTACGGTGCTTGTACGAGTCTATCTTTTGATCAACAAGGGAATTCCCATTTTTAAAGACATTGCTATTGACGAAGTGTTGGGCCCTACCTTTCTAGGTTGGATGGATCTTCTCTTTATTTTTTGTAGCGTTGCAAGTATCCTTTTTTACAGCTATCTTTGGGGGCCCTCTATGTGGGACGCTTTAGCTGGAAAAAATGGCTTAAGTTCAGTCCAACGCAGCCTGCGTGATTTTGGAATGGGCGTTCTAGCGCTTGTGATTTGCTATCCCTTAGTGAATTTTTTTAATGAAATCTTAGAAGTCGTATTTGAGATTTTTCACATTCCACCAATCGAACAGGTGCCGGTGGAAAAAATTGTTGCGATTAGAGATAATCCTTCTCTTTTCCTTGTGACAAGCTTGTCCGTTTTATTTCTTGTTCCGTTTGCTGAAGAAATTTTATTTCGAGGCTATTTGCAAACCTGGATCAAGCAAAAACTTGGAAGATTTTCAGGGATTGTTTTAACCTCTTTGATCTTTGCTTTTTTCCATTATGCAGATAAGCAAGGCATTCGAAATGTTCAATTCATCGGGACTCTTTTTGTCCTTTCCTGTTTTTTAGGCTATGTAAAAGAACGGCAGCAATCAATTTGGGCACCTTTTGGCCTTCATGCTGCTTTTAATTCAATTGCATTAGCAGCCATCTATTTTAAAGTGTGAGAGAAACGATGCGCATTGCGATCATTGGTGCTGGATTTAGTGGGCTCGCAGCTGCATGGTATTTTTTGCAACAGCCCCATTTTGAAGTGACAGTTTTTGACAAAAAAGGGATTGGAGGGGGAGCTTCAGGTGTGGCGGCCGGTTTACTGCACCCTTATGCGGGCGCGCATGCCAAACTTAATCGTTTTGGAAAAGAAGGTTGGGAAGAGTCTTGCCATCTCATTGAAATCGCTGAAGAGGCATTAGGTATGCCTGTGGCAGATCGAAACGGGTTACTTCGCTTAGCTTTGAACGACCAGCAGGTGAGCGATTTTACGCTCAGTTCTACTCGTTATTCAGATGTCCAATTTTTTTCTGAAGCGCAGTGTCAGCAACATGTTCCTGGAGTCAAAGCGATAGCAGGTATTTTTATTCACACCGCTATGGCTGTTTATTCCGATCTTTATCTACAAGGCTTATGGAAAGCCTGCAAAAGAAAAGGTGCGGAATTTTTGCAGCAAGAAATCAAACGTTTGGATGAAGTAAGTCAGTTTGATTGTGTGGTTATAGCGGCAGGCGGTGAGATCATGCAATTGATTGATGCGACACGTTATTCTCTGACATTAATTAAAGGGCAATTATTGGAATTAGAGTGGCCTCAAGGATTAGCGCCTTTATCATTTCCTCTGAGTTCGCAAGCTTACTTAACAATGTCTCCAGATAGAAAAACATGTTTAGTCGGGTCGACTTTTGAAAAGCAATTCACTGATTTGCAAGTAGATCTTGAACAAGCTATCCAAGAGATCATTCCCAAAGCCGCTGCTTTTTTCCCTGCTATACAAACCATGAAAATTGTGAAAGGATATGCCGGAGTGCGTATTGCTTCAAAAAATCATCTCCCTTTTTATGAAAAAATCGATGCAAAAACGTGGATCATCACAGGGATGGGATCTAAGGGACTTTTATATCACGCTTTATATGCAAAGCAACTTGGAGTGGAAATAGGCAGAACAAATTAGCAAAAAAACTCTTCAAAGCCGCACACAAATTTAAAAGAATTTAACATGTTAGAACAATTGAATATAGATGCTGATAAAGAACTAACCAAAGAAGAGATGAAGGGGGGCATTTGCGGAGCTGCAAAAGGACTTATTTCTTCTATACCATATGTAGGGGGACCTTTGATAGGTGCTTGGGAAGGTTATCAGAATGCACGCAAAGAAATTACCTTCAGGGAATTTGATGAAAGATTAAAAAAAATAGATACAACCAAACTAGATTTGGAGTATATGCAAACCTCTGAATTTTGGGACTTTTTTTCTAAAATAGTACTTGAAAGACAAAAGGCTAGGGAATTAGAAAAAGTTCGGTTTATCTTAAGTATTTTTGAAGAAACCATATGCAAAGACAGAGATTCCCGTTTTCCCATTGCCTTGAAAGAAAAGTTTTTGAATCGTCTTGACAATCTTTCAGAGTATGAAACGAAGTTTTTATATGATTTTTCATGTGGAAAATTTAATGAAAAATCTCAAAAAGATGTCAATGCAATGGGTGATATCTTTCAATCAATGGCTTTAGAGGAGCTGATAATCAATGGAATCATTTGTAAAGAAGAAACCTGGATTTCGCATATAAAGGCAACAATTTTTGGAGGTCAATTTATAGCCTATATTCAATTATTAGCCTCAAAAGAACTTTAGATCTTTTTCAATCTAGCTTTAAATTCATTTATAAATATCTTACATTTTTCTTGTTTATTAAAATTTTTGACCAACTTTTTACCTCTAGCACCAGATGGAGAAACAAACTCCATAACCATTGACAATCAATCTGGACAACGTAATCACTAAAACCAAGCTGTCCGAGAGCTTTTTTTTTACTTTCCTCATATCTTCTTAAGTAACGTAGTCTAAATCATAAAATTTGGTAACGATTTTCGGAATAGATTGTCACAAAAGCTTCTCAAACCAAGATTGCATCTATGTCTTTTTTTCACAGTCCTTCTGAAGTATAGCAAGATGCATTTACGATTAAATAGAAAAGAACCTTTTCAATCATTGAATTCCCAAAAAGATATTCCAACATATTTTGACCTCTTTATTTGATAATATAATCAAAATATTTGGTCGATTTAGGAAAAATCCCTTTATAAAGGAGGCTCTCAGAACGAGAAGGAATTTGAAAAAAAATATATTCCTTTATCCTTTGTATTTTTCAATGGTTTCCATAGCTGATTATTAAGTGCCTAATAGTAAATTAATTTGATTTTTTTGAGTTTCGTTATTATAATTTTCATTAATTTTTTTATTGATAGTACATTTTTTTTTGGAGTTTTGATGACCAGCCCTTCTATTGATAGAAATGGAAATTTTGGGAAAACCTTTCAATATCACAGCCAAAAATTTGATCGATATAGAAAAGGATTAAAAAATTACAGCGGTTCCTTTGTTAAAATACAAAAGAAACAAGATCCAACTAAATTTAAAACGATTTCTTCCCAAGAAGCTGTTTTGAAATTATTAAAAAGCTACCAAAAGCTAGGCCAATACGAGCATCTCAAAAAATCTTCTCATCGTAAAAACATGCAAGAAGCTTTGGGAAACACAAAGCTCAAAAAAGATTTTCCTGTTCGAAAAATTGTCTTCAAAATTAAACAATTTACCATTGAATTATTGAGTTCACTTGCAGCCTGGAGAGGCGTATTAAAGATTCCCGAACCTGTATTGATGATTCAAGTCGGTACTTCAGAAGCCATGAATTTATCTTTTCAGGCAAGCACTCCTGCAGACTCTCCTCATAA
This Parachlamydia acanthamoebae DNA region includes the following protein-coding sequences:
- a CDS encoding FAD-dependent oxidoreductase gives rise to the protein MRIAIIGAGFSGLAAAWYFLQQPHFEVTVFDKKGIGGGASGVAAGLLHPYAGAHAKLNRFGKEGWEESCHLIEIAEEALGMPVADRNGLLRLALNDQQVSDFTLSSTRYSDVQFFSEAQCQQHVPGVKAIAGIFIHTAMAVYSDLYLQGLWKACKRKGAEFLQQEIKRLDEVSQFDCVVIAAGGEIMQLIDATRYSLTLIKGQLLELEWPQGLAPLSFPLSSQAYLTMSPDRKTCLVGSTFEKQFTDLQVDLEQAIQEIIPKAAAFFPAIQTMKIVKGYAGVRIASKNHLPFYEKIDAKTWIITGMGSKGLLYHALYAKQLGVEIGRTN
- a CDS encoding peptidylprolyl isomerase is translated as MKTQLFRFALALFICCTQLGFATPEELKTMENKAQKDVVVMQTSLGEIKLELFSKEAPVTVKNFLDYVAAGFYDHTIFHRVIDGFMIQGGGFTKDFDQKPTKAPIKNEAGNNISNKKGTIAMARTSEPNSATAQFFINVADNTFLDHHGETPRDFGYCVFGQVISGMDVVDQIRKVKTGSYAGHGDVPKETVEIISIKKEQN
- the acs gene encoding acetate--CoA ligase, encoding MPNSDIPSLENLMEEKRFFPPSPEFQKKAWIKNAKEYKALYQRSLKDPDSFWLEQAKSLTWSKQPKHAGKHIWDSDRRLVEHSWFEDGKLNVSVNCLDRHLETETSDKIAILWQGEADEEVRQITYKELHQEVCQFASILKQKGVQKGDRVCLYLPMIPELAVAMLACARIGAIHSVIFGGFSAEAIIHRINDATCECVVTSNVSLRGGKEIFLKSTMDKALELCPTVKQVIVVKRNETACVMKEGRDSWYHDEMRSASADCPPVTLNAEDPLFILYTSGSTGKPKGVVHTQAGYLLFAAMTHRYVFNIHEDDVYWCTADIGWVTGHSYVVYGPLANGSTSLMFEGIPTYPDAGRFWQVIDKHKVTVFYTSPTAIRTLISHGQEFPKKYSLASLRVLGTVGEPINPESWMWFYENIGREKCPIEDTWWQTETGGVMITPFPACFSIKPGSAGRPFFGIDPIILRPDGTPCDKHEGGSLCIQKPWPGIMRTAWGNHDRFINTYFTTFKNVYFTGDGCHIDSDGDYWLLGRLDDVVNISGHRIGTAEVESALTSFPSVAEAAVVPFPHTIKGQGLEAFVTLVEGISPTDSLKQFLRDHVKQVIGAIAVPERIHFAKALPKTRSGKIMRRILRKIAENELDSLGDISTLSDPQVIQDLLKNREI
- a CDS encoding CPBP family intramembrane glutamic endopeptidase, whose protein sequence is MEGIIQEAVLPHVGVMTFFLLTGVIINWIAYLGGFYKLPYDDDPFFSDHSSLSFLKLLGVFAVFLGINAVITVLVRVYLLINKGIPIFKDIAIDEVLGPTFLGWMDLLFIFCSVASILFYSYLWGPSMWDALAGKNGLSSVQRSLRDFGMGVLALVICYPLVNFFNEILEVVFEIFHIPPIEQVPVEKIVAIRDNPSLFLVTSLSVLFLVPFAEEILFRGYLQTWIKQKLGRFSGIVLTSLIFAFFHYADKQGIRNVQFIGTLFVLSCFLGYVKERQQSIWAPFGLHAAFNSIALAAIYFKV